Proteins encoded by one window of Amaranthus tricolor cultivar Red isolate AtriRed21 chromosome 4, ASM2621246v1, whole genome shotgun sequence:
- the LOC130811515 gene encoding low-temperature-induced cysteine proteinase, translating into MGHKIWILIFFTLHFFILLHNSYSSSSSSDLFDSWCKKHGKTYPSEEERQHRLKIFEDNLEFVNYHNSLGNSTYTLELNVYADLTHHEFRASKLGLSSFYANDLIRLKKSNPVQIPDVSVPDSLDWRTQGAVTNVKDQGNCGACWSFSATGAIEGVNKIVTGSLVSLSEQELIDCDRGYNEGCDGGLMDYAFQFVIDNHGIDTEKDYPYEGRQRNCNKNKLARRVVTIDGYADVPPNNEKELLKAVAAQPVSVGICGSEKAFQLYSKGIFNGPCSTSLDHAVLIVGYGSENGVDYWIIKNSWGTKWGMNGYMFMQRNTGDASGICGINMMPSYPTKSSPNPPPGPPPGPTKCSLFSTCPAGETCCCARSFLGICMSWKCCELDSAVCCKDRVHCCPHDYPICDTRRNLCLKSAGNTTMAKPFNSRQSSM; encoded by the exons ATGGGTCATAAAATTTggatattaatatttttcaccCTTCATTTCTTCATCTTACTCCATAattcttattcttcttcatCAAGTTCTGATCTTTTTGATTCCTGGTGCAAAAAACATGGCAAAACATACCCATCTGAGGAAGAAAGACAACATAGGCTTAAGATTTTCGAGGATAATCTGGAATTTGTGAATTACCATAATAGTTTAGGAAATTCAACTTATACCCTTGAACTCAATGTCTATGCTGATTTAACCCACCATGAGTTTAGAGCTTCTAAACTTGGGTTATCTTCTTTTTATGCTAATGATTTGATCAGGTTGAAGAAGAGTAATCCTGTTCAAATACCTGATGTGAGTGTTCCTGATTCTCTTGATTGGAGGACACAAGGTGCTGTCACTAATGTCAAGGATCAAGGGAATTGTG GTGCTTGCTGGTCTTTTTCGGCCACAGGGGCAATTGAAGGAGTAAACAAGATTGTTACCGGGTCTCTTGTGAGCCTTTCCGAGCAGGAGTTGATTGATTGCGATAGAGGCTACAATGAAGGTTGTGATGGAGGACTCATGGATTATGCTTTTCAGTTTGTTATAGATAACCATGGAATTGACACCGAGAAAGATTATCCTTATGAAGGTAGACAAAGAAACTGCAATAAGAACAAG CTTGCAAGACGTGTGGTGACTATTGACGGTTATGCTGATGTCCCTCCTAATAACGAGAAAGAGCTCCTGAAAGCAGTTGCTGCTCAACCAGTTAGTGTTGGTATATGCGGCAGTGAGAAAGCTTTCCAACTGTATTCTAAG GGAATCTTTAATGGCCCTTGTTCCACTTCTTTAGATCATGCTGTTCTAATAGTTGGTTATGGTTCAGAGAATGGAGTGGATTATTGGATCATTAAGAATTCATGGGGAACCAAATGGGGTATGAATGGCTACATGTTCATGCAGCGGAACACTGGAGATGCTAGTGGTATCTGTGGAATCAACATGATGCCATCATATCCAACTAAATCAAGCCCTAATCCACCACCCGGTCCACCTCCAGGACCTACCAAATGTAGTCTGTTCTCGACCTGTCCAGCAGGTGAAACTTGCTGTTGTGCGCGGAGCTTCTTAGGTATATGCATGTCTTGGAAATGCTGTGAGTTAGATTCTGCAGTATGCTGTAAGGATCGTGTCCATTGTTGTCCACATGATTATCCTATTTGTGATACGCGTAGAAACCTTTGCCTTAAG AGCGCAGGAAATACTACAATGGCCAAACCATTCAACAGCAGACAAAGCAGCATGTAA